A genomic segment from Acidobacteriota bacterium encodes:
- a CDS encoding Na/Pi cotransporter family protein — protein ATAVEAVTTKSEDASQAVVQMKQKINRLADEAAAHQARRLVALEPHRLPNYRIETDVLQNLKRIFYFAKRMARAAIPAMELREDD, from the coding sequence GGCGACCGCCGTCGAAGCGGTGACGACAAAGAGCGAGGACGCGTCGCAGGCCGTCGTCCAGATGAAACAGAAGATCAATCGGCTTGCGGATGAGGCCGCAGCGCATCAGGCCCGCCGCCTCGTCGCACTGGAGCCGCACCGACTTCCGAACTACCGCATCGAGACCGACGTCTTACAGAATCTGAAGCGCATCTTCTATTTTGCCAAGCGGATGGCCCGGGCGGCGATCCCGGCGATGGAGTTGCGCGAGGACGACTGA
- a CDS encoding polyphosphate kinase 2, protein MTPRIEKKGTPKDAARTSGSSSQIRDAVSRIIEDLPLTEPTAAARSARRQLTGKEIGRVVKGALQRHFEQEELKPYQAELIKMLAHIENTGRKIIVLFDGRDASGKGGTIRRVTRYLNEKRYRTVALGKPTAEQKTELYMKRYIEQFPHAGELVLFDRSWYNRAMVEPVMGFCKPKQHRAFMKRVVGYEERIIEDGPTTLIKLYFSVSKKEQQRRFERRRNDPLRQWKLSEVDLQAQALWDEFTEKKYRLLQKTHTPNTPWHIIRSDDKRLARRETIKLILNLVSYRGRSRTLDMKLDDKIVVTGNRELQIMEKQRKKHGRFLA, encoded by the coding sequence ATGACACCACGCATCGAGAAGAAGGGAACACCGAAGGACGCGGCCCGAACTTCCGGATCGTCTTCTCAGATCCGCGACGCGGTCTCGCGAATCATCGAGGACCTGCCGCTGACCGAACCGACCGCCGCGGCGCGTTCTGCCCGCCGACAGCTGACCGGGAAGGAGATTGGTCGCGTCGTCAAGGGAGCGCTCCAGCGTCATTTCGAGCAGGAAGAACTCAAGCCGTACCAGGCCGAACTGATCAAGATGCTGGCGCACATCGAGAACACCGGCCGCAAGATCATTGTCCTGTTCGATGGCCGCGACGCTTCCGGGAAGGGCGGCACGATCCGTCGTGTCACGCGTTATCTCAACGAGAAGCGCTACCGGACGGTCGCGCTGGGGAAGCCGACCGCCGAGCAGAAGACCGAGCTTTACATGAAGCGTTACATCGAGCAGTTTCCCCACGCGGGCGAGCTGGTGCTGTTCGATCGCAGTTGGTACAACCGCGCGATGGTCGAGCCGGTGATGGGCTTCTGCAAGCCCAAGCAGCACCGCGCGTTCATGAAGCGGGTTGTGGGCTACGAGGAACGGATCATCGAAGATGGGCCGACGACGCTGATCAAGCTGTACTTCTCCGTCTCCAAGAAAGAGCAGCAGCGACGCTTCGAACGCCGACGCAACGATCCCCTACGACAGTGGAAGTTGAGCGAGGTCGACCTGCAGGCGCAGGCGCTGTGGGACGAGTTCACCGAGAAGAAGTATCGCCTGTTGCAGAAGACCCACACGCCGAATACGCCGTGGCACATCATCCGTTCGGACGACAAGCGGCTGGCACGCCGGGAGACGATCAAGCTGATCCTCAACCTGGTCTCCTATCGGGGTCGCAGTCGGACGCTCGACATGAAGCTGGACGACAAGATCGTCGTCACGGGGAACCGCGAACTGCAGATCATGGAGAAGCAACGCAAGAAGCACGGCCGCTTCCTGGCCTAG
- a CDS encoding glycosyltransferase family 2 protein, with amino-acid sequence MPELTIIVPAYNEETSIADVVRGTRQAFEGIDVEVLVVDDASTDQTVERATAVGARVIRHRYNKGNGAAVKSGLRHANADLGAVIDADGQHRPQDLRKLFDQLADTDMVVGTRVKPTYSITRRLGNAVLNRVASYLSGHRVRDLTSGLRVFRVSTVMQYMGLYPNGFSFPSTSTLALLTDGYSVSFVTIEADSRAEGGESSIRPIRDGVKFLAIIVRIVHLFHPLKLYLPLGGLLLLGGVAWSIRTIVVAYQFSAGAILLLLAGLIVTLMGFQIDQVAALRRQMGRDGR; translated from the coding sequence ATGCCTGAACTCACCATCATCGTACCGGCATACAACGAAGAAACCTCCATTGCCGACGTCGTTCGCGGAACGCGGCAGGCCTTCGAGGGCATCGATGTCGAGGTCCTGGTCGTCGATGACGCCTCCACCGATCAGACCGTAGAACGCGCCACCGCCGTCGGTGCGCGGGTCATCCGTCATCGTTACAACAAGGGCAACGGCGCGGCCGTCAAATCAGGGCTGCGTCATGCCAACGCTGACCTGGGTGCCGTCATCGACGCCGACGGTCAGCACCGGCCGCAGGATCTGCGCAAGCTCTTCGATCAACTGGCGGACACGGACATGGTCGTCGGCACACGCGTTAAGCCGACCTACTCGATCACACGACGGTTGGGCAACGCAGTCCTCAACCGTGTGGCCAGCTATCTCTCGGGGCACCGCGTGCGAGACCTGACCTCCGGTCTGCGTGTGTTTCGGGTGTCCACCGTCATGCAATACATGGGGCTGTACCCCAACGGGTTCTCCTTCCCCAGTACCAGCACGCTGGCGCTGCTGACCGATGGCTACAGCGTGTCGTTCGTGACGATCGAGGCGGACTCCCGCGCCGAGGGTGGCGAGAGCAGCATCCGACCGATCCGCGATGGCGTGAAGTTCCTGGCCATCATCGTGCGCATCGTGCATCTATTCCATCCACTCAAGCTCTACCTGCCGCTCGGAGGCCTCCTGTTGCTGGGTGGCGTCGCCTGGTCGATTCGCACGATCGTGGTCGCCTACCAGTTCTCCGCCGGCGCCATCCTGCTGTTGCTCGCCGGCCTGATCGTGACCCTGATGGGGTTCCAGATCGACCAGGTCGCGGCGCTTCGACGACAGATGGGTCGCGACGGCCGCTGA